In the Quercus lobata isolate SW786 chromosome 5, ValleyOak3.0 Primary Assembly, whole genome shotgun sequence genome, one interval contains:
- the LOC115989547 gene encoding uncharacterized protein LOC115989547, translating to MDAKLYKLDAIIGTTTINMQQTGKKINAVTNYDYRSILVPLLKSFMRAQLEELANKDAEKKYEAVEEALLSEFDDLDKKKKTDKGGGNARQGQGNSKEKNKKRDKIKSKK from the exons ATGGATGCAAAG CTTTACAAATTGGATGCTATAATCGGGACAACTACTATAAATATGCAGCAGACAGGGAAGAAAATTAATGCAGTAACTAATTATGACTACCGATCAATTTTGGTGCCCCTGCTGAAGTCATTCATGCGG GCACAACTGGAAGAACTGGCCAACAAAGATGCAGAAAAGAAGTATGAGGCTGTAGAAGAAGCATTGTTATCAGAATTTGATGAtcttgataaaaagaaaaagactgaCAAAGGAGGTGGTAATGCAAGACAAGGACAGGGAAAttccaaggaaaaaaataagaaaagggataaaataaagtcaaagaaataa
- the LOC115993077 gene encoding uncharacterized protein LOC115993077 produces MVPLLKSFMRARLEDLAYKDAEEKSKAATEALLSELDLSDKKGPDKGGGRARQRQGKSKDKKKKKDHRKAEEQKATGCGKEQQENVVQIFFTAAQGRDDPPNPEIVGPVPIVELEQEGWKLTPEQEREQRMLEEHLQYQRQIENGAKQKHLAGLNKAGSSAGNMEKMCLRRINFDDFNWKYFYQAQGVKSDEK; encoded by the exons ATGGTGCCCCTGCTGAAGTCATTCATGCGG gCACGCCTGGAGGATCTGGCTTACAAAGATGCTGAAGAGAAGTCTAAGGCTGCAACAGAAGCATTGTTGTCAGAACTTGATCTTAGTGACAAGAAGGGCCCTGACAAAGGAGGTGGTAGGGCAAGACAAAGACAGGGAAAATCCAaggataaaaagaagaaaaaggatcACAGAAAGGCAGAGGAACAAAAG GCAACTGGATGTGGCAAGGAGCAGCAGGAAAATGTGGTGCAAAT TTTCTTTACGGCTGCACAAGGCAGAGATGATCCTCCTAATCCTGAGATTGTTGGTCCTGTACCCATTGTTGAGTTGGAGCAAGAGGGATGGAAACTTACGCCTGAACAGGAGAGGGAGCAAAGAATGCTTGAAGAGCATTTGCAGTACCAGAGGCAGATTGAGAATGGTGCCAAACAAAAGCACCTTGCTGGGCTAAATAAAGCTGGAAGCAGTGCAGGAAATATGGAAAAAATGTGCCTTAGGCGCATCAACTTTGATGACTTTAACTGGAAATATTTTTATCAAGCTCAGGGTGTCAAATCGGATGAGaaatga